Within Pseudomonas cichorii, the genomic segment CATGGCATCCCAGTGCGCGATACCCCAGTCGAGTACTTCCCTTGCGCTGGCGCAGGACAGTTCGGGTGTCGTGGGCTGACCGAGGGCTCGCAGTGCCCTGAGCAATAAAGGTGTCGCCTGATCGGCTGGCAATGGGGGAGAGCGATAGGATTTGCCGAGTTTGTGGCCGTCCGGCTGGGTAATCAGCGGCACATGCAGGTAGCGCGGCTGTGGCAGCCCCAGCAGTTCCTGGAGATAGAGCTGGCGAGGCGTCGAATCGAGCAGGTCTGCGCCGCGCACGATATCGGTAACGCCCTGCCAGGCGTCATCAATCACTACCGCCAGTTGATAGGCATACAGGCCGTCGCGCCGCTGAATGACAAAATCCCCGGAGTCGCGCCCCAGGTGCTGTTGAAAGGCGCCCTGTACCCGGTCGATGAAGCGGTATTCCAGTTCCGGCACACGAATGCGTATCGCGGCGTCTTCGGTGGCGTGTCCTGCATTGCGGCAAAAGCCGGGGTAGAGGCCTTGAAAACCTTCCAGTTGTTTGCGCGAACAGGTGCAGGCGTAGGCCAGGCCGTGACTGAACCAGCGATTCAGGACTTCGGCATAGGCATCGTGACGCTGGCTCTGGCGCACGACTTCGCCGTCCCATTCAAAGCCATAACGCTCAAGGGTTTCCAGAATCGCAGCCTGCGCCCCGGCAACCTCCCGAGGCGGGTCCAGGTCTTCCATGCGCATCAGCCATTTGCCACCCGCGGCGCGGGCGTCGAGATAGGACGCGAGCGCTGCGACCAGCGAGCCGAAGTGCAGGTAACCGCTGGGGGTTGGCGCAAAGCGTCCGATATAGGCCGGGTTTTTCATGGGCGGATCCAAACCAGAAGAGTTTTTCGTCTGACTGTTTTTTGCGAATGAATTCGCTCCCACGTGTTCGGGTAGGCGCGAATTCACTCGCGAAAAGGCTCTATTCCTTAAAACCAAAAAAGACGCCGAAGCGTCTTTTTGTTCAAGGCAGTCAGCAGATCATTTGCCGACCTGTTTTTCCTTGATTTCTGCCAGTGTCTTGCAGTCGATGCAAAGATCGGCAGTCGGGCGTGCTTCAAGACGGCGAAGGCCGATTTCCACACCGCAGGACTCACACCAGCCGTACTCTTCGTCCAGGATCAGTTGCAGCGTTTTGTCGATCTTCTTGATCAGCTTGCGCTCACGATCGCGGGCACGAAGTTCCAGGCTGAATTCTTCTTCCTGGCTGGCTCGGTCTGCTGGGTCAGGGAAATTTGCAGCTTCGTCCTTCATGTGGTCTACCGTGCGGTCGACCTCTTGCATCAGATCCTGTTTCCACTTGTTCAGGATCTTGGTGAAATGCGCGCGCATCGGCTCGCCCATGTACTCTTCACCCTTTTTTTCCACGTAGGGTTCAAAGCCACTGATTAGATGATTCTGTTGCTTTTCTGGGGTGGGCATGTAGGGACCGCCTCTCACTCTTCTAATCTATTGCGCAGGATTGTTCCATCACCGACCCCTGTCGGCCCTGCAACTGCAAGCGGGCGAACTTACCAGATCAAATCGTGGTGCGCTACTCCCGGTTGTCGAGCATCGTCTCGCTTGTTCCCCGAACGGGACGCCTGTGATGCAAACTCGCTGTCATCAAGGCGTGTAGCGGCTGTCCCCGTCTTTTTATTTTCTATTCAACAAGTCCTGACGTTTCATGATTTAAAGTACTGCACTGCAAGCGGTTGGTTAGAATCCCGCCGAATGCTCATGACCGTTATGTTTCTGATTCGTGTTTCATTTAAGGAAGAAAAATGGCCCAGCCTTACAGTGAGCGTAGTCGCGCCATCGAACCTTTTCATGTCATGGCGCTGTTGGCGCGGGCCAATGAATTACAGGCGGCGGGCCACGATGTCATTCACCTGGAAATCGGCGAGCCCGATTTCACCACGGCAGAGCCCATCGTTGCGGCCGGGCAGGCGGCGCTGGCGGCCGGCAAGACCCGCTACACCGCTGCCCGTGGCCTGCCGGAATTGCGCCAGGCCATCGCCGGTTTCTATGCCCAGCGTTATGGGCTGGATATCGACCCGGAGCGAATTCTTGTCACGCCCGGTGGTTCAGGTGCGCTGCTGCTGGCCAGCAGTCTGCTGGTTGATCCCGGTAAGCACTGGTTGCTGGCCGATCCGGGTTACCCGTGCAACCGGCACTTTCTGCGTCTGGTGGAAGGTGCTGCGCAACTGGTACCGGTCGGGCCGAAGGAGCGTTATCAACTGACACCCGAGTCGGTGGCGCAGCACTGGAATCAGGACAGCGTCGGTGCTCTGGTCGCCTCTCCAGCCAACCCCACAGGCACGCTTCTGCATGTGGATGAGCTGGCCGCGTTGTCCCGTACGCTCAAGGCACGCAACGGCCATCTGGTGGTGGATGAGATCTATCACGGCCTGACTTACGGCGTTGACGCGAGCAGCGTGCTGGAAGTCGATAACGATGCGTTCGTCCTTAATAGTTTTTCAAAATATTTCGGCATGACGGGCTGGCGTCTGGGGTGGCTGGTGGCGCCTCCCGAAGCCGTTGCCGATCTGGAGAAGCTGGCGCAGAACCTCTACATCAGTGCTCCGAGCATGGCCCAGTATGCCGCGCTGGCCTGTTTCGAGCCGCAGACCATCGAGATTTTCGAGCAGCGCCGCGCCGAGTTCGGACGCCGCCGCGATTTCCTTTTGCCTGCCTTGCGCGAGCTGGGTTTTGGTATCGCCGTGGAGCCTGAAGGGGCTTTCTATCTATATGCCGATATCAGCGCCTTTGGTGGCGATGCCTTTGATTTTTGCCGGCACTTCCTCGAGACCGAACACATTGCGTTCACTCCGGGTCTGGATTTCGGGCGTTATCAGGCGGGGCATCATGTGCGCTTTGCTTACACCCAAAGCCTGCCAAGGCTTGAAGAGGCGGTCGAGCGGATTGCCCGTGGCTTGCGGAGCTGGAAAGGCTGATGCGTTTTTCTCCTGAACTTGAGCAGGGTCGTCTGCTGATTCGCTACAAACGCTTCCTGGCCGACATCGAAACCGATAGCGGCGAGTTGCTGACCATTCACTGTCCCAATACCGGTTCGATGTTCAATTGCATGCTGCCGGGCGGGCGCGTCTGGTTCAGTCGCTCCAGTGATCCCAAGCGCAAGCTGCCGGGGACCTGGGAAATCAGCGAAACACCTCAGGGACGTTTTGCCTGCATCAATACCGGACGAGCCAATACCCTGGTCGAGGAAGCATTGCGCGCCGGGGTCATCAGCGAGCTCAACGGTTTCACGGCGCTCAAGCGCGAAGTGGCTTACGGGCAGGAAAAAAGCCGGGTGGATTTTCGCCTCGAATACCCCGAAGGCTATGCCTATGTGGAGGTCAAGAGTGTCACGCTGGGCTTCGATGGGTCGGCAGTCGCGGCCTTTCCCGATGCGGTCACCCAGCGCGGCGCTCGTCATTTGCGTGAGCTGGCGGCGCTGGCTCGCGAGGGTGTGCGTGCGGTCCTGCTGTATTGCGTGAACCTCACCGGCATTGATGCGGTGCGTCCGGCAGAAGAGATCGACCCGGCCTATGCCGCTGCCTTGCGCGAAGCGGTAGCAGCGGGTGTCGAGGTACTGGCCTATGGGGTGCAACTGACGCCTGAAGAGATTCGCATCGACAGGCGTCTGCAGGTTCAGGGCCTTATCTGACTATTCGTTATCGTCAGACAGCATGACCCAGATACCTTTGGCGTCTTCCCGGCAGGGGATTGCAGTCAGCGACTGTCCTTCGCAAGGTCCCGCAACACATTCGCCATTCTCGACCAGAAACAGTGCGCCATGGCTGGCGCACTGGATCAGGCTCGCGCTGTCATCCAGAAACCGGTCAGGCTCCCATTCCAGTGCAATGCCGCGATGGGGGCAGCGATTGCGGTAGACGAACACCCGCCCATGACGACGCACTGCCAGCAGTTTCAGCCCTTCGGTTTCAAACCCGCGACTTTCTGCCTCGGGAAGGTCGGCAGCGGCACATAGGCGTTTCATGAAGCGTGCTCGCCGGCTTGACGTTTAAATGAAAACAATTATCAAATGACTCCGATTCTCGAGTTGATGACGGTAAGAGAGCAATGAGGCTTGCCTCTTAATGCAATCTTAATCCGTCGATCCTGCATGTTCGCGGACAATTTCGCCCCTTGTTGCGAGCGCCTCCCAAGGAGTGCTCGCCACGTTGAAACGTTTTGCCCATCACCGGTGCTCATTAAAACTGCCAGGGTCCGGGCTTCTTGAAAGGAAATCTTCATGCGATTTTTCAATAGCAGCGTATGTGCGGCTCTGGTCGGAATTGCCTTCAGTCACATGGCGCAAGCTGCACAGCCTGCTGATACCGAAGCCTCGCAACGCTGGGTGAGTGCCGGGGGGGCCTTGAGTGAATGGGTCGTTGCGCTGGGCGGCCAATCCAGGCTGGTGGGCGTCGACACCACCAGCCAGTATCCGGAGTCGCTCAGGTCGTTGCCGAGCATCGGTTATCAGCGCCAGCTGTCGTCCGAAGGCATTCTCAGCCTGCGTCCGGACGTGCTGGTCGGGACCGAGGAGATGGGACCTCCGCCTGTGCTGGAACAATTGCGTGCGGCCAAGGTACAGGTTGAAGTGCTCCCGGCAGGGGCGGATATGGCAACCCTGAAAAGCAACCTGCAACGCCTTGGGGGGCTGTTGGGCGCTCCGGAGCAGGCCGCTCGCCTGATCGAACGTTATCAACAACAACTGGATAACCAGCAGCAGTGGATCGTCCAGGCGCAGAAAGGTGCTGAGGCTCCGGGTGTCCTGCTGCTGGTGGGCCATGGCGGCGGCAAGCCCATGGTTGCCGGCAAGGGGACGGCTGGCGACTGGCTGATTCAACAGGCGGGCGGTCGCAATCTGGCGACCCATGACGGGTACAAGGTGTTTTCGGTCGAGGCCATGGCCGGGCTGGCTCCACAGGTACTGATCGTGGCCGATCGCGCCCTGCGTGGTGATGCCGCTCGCAAGGCGCTGTTCAAGGAAAACCCTGCATTGTCCGCCACGCCTGCGGCACGCGATGACCGGGTGTTCGATCTGGACCCGACGCTGCTGGTGGGTGGTCTGGGCCCACGTCTGCCCGACAATCTGCAAAAGTTGTCTCACGCGCTTTACCCAACTGCCAAGCCCTTGAGCGCTGCCGTTCGCTCTGAGCCATGAAAGCCCTGATATCAGCGCGTGCTCTGTTTATCGGGCTGACAGTCCTGTGCATCGCTGCATTCTGGCTGTCGCTGGCCCTCGGGCCGGTGAGTCTGCCGCTGGCCGATACCTTGCGTGCGGCTTTGCGGCTGCTGGGGATGCCGGTGGCGGGGGAGAATCTTGAGCAAGCTGAACTGATTCTTGGCCAGATTCGTGTGCCGCGCACTTTGCTGGGCCTGGCGGTTGGCGCAGTGCTGGCGTTGTCCGGGGTGGCGATGCAGGGGCTGTTCCGAAATCCGCTGGCCGATCCGGGGTTGGTCGGGGTTTCCAGTGGTGCTGCGCTGGGGGCGGCACTGGCGATTGTGGGCGGTGCCTTGTGGGGAAATGTCTCGCAGGTTATCGCGCCTTATCTGTTGTCGGTCTGTGCGGTGGTCGGTGGGCTGGTGGTGACCAGCATGGTGTACCGGCTGGGCCGGCGAGATGGCCAGACCAGCGTTGCAACCATGCTGCTGGCCGGTATTGCGCTGACGGCGTTGTCGGCATCGATCATCGGTCTGCTGACCTATCTGGCGGATGACGCCACGCTACGTACGCTCACCTTCTGGAACATGGGCAGCCTCAATGGTGCTACTTATGCCCGGTTATGGCCGCTGCTGCTGGTGTGCGTGGCGATCATCTTCTGGCTGCCTCGTCGGGCCAAAGCCCTGAATGCCTTGCTGTTGGGGGAGTCCGAGGCACGTCATCTGGGCATCAATGTTGAAGCCCTCAAGCGTGAGCTGGTTTTCTGCACGGCGCTGGGTGTCGGAGCGGCGGTGGCGGCTGCCGGGCTAATCGGTTTCATCGGTCTTGTGGTGCCGCATCTGGTGCGTTTGCTGGTGGGGCCGGATCACCGGGTTCTTTTACCTGCCTCGGCGTTGGCGGGTGCCAGCCTGTTGCTGTTTGCCGACATTTTTGCCCGTCTGGTGCTGGCGCCTGCGGAGTTGCCTATCGGCATCGTCACGGCATTGTTGGGCGCGCCATTCTTCCTGTATCTGCTGGTGAGAGGGCGTCACTGATGTTACGAGCCGAAAATCTGCACATTCATCGGGGCACGCAAAGTGTTCTGGCGGATATCGATCTGCAATTGCTGCCCGCAGAAGTGCTGGGAGTGCTCGGTCCCAATGGGGCCGGCAAAAGTACGCTGCTGGCAGCCCTGTGCGCAGAACTCGAACCTTCTCAAGGAGACGTCTGGTTGCAGCAGCGGCTGCTCTCGCAGTGGCCGGGTGCCGAGCGGGCACGAAAGCTGGCTGTGCTGCCGCAAAGCTCTACCCTGAGTTTCGCGTTTCGTGTCGATGAAGTCGTCTCCATGGGACGCTTGCCTCATGAAACCGGCCGTGAAGTCGATGAGCAGGTGGTGCGCGAAGCGCTTCAGGCTGCCGATGCCCTGCACCTTGCCGAACGCAGTTACATGACCCTGTCGGGTGGTGAGCGTCAGCGAGTGCATCTGGCACGGGTGCTGGCGCAACTCTGGCCCGGCACAGGCAATTGCACGCTTCTGCTTGATGAGCCGACGTCCATGCTCGATCCCTTGCATCAGCACACCACGTTGCAGGCGGTACGAGATTTTGCCAATCGCGGCGCGGCCGTGATGGTCATCCTGCATGACCTGAACCTGGCGGCTCGTTACTGTGATCGACTATTGTTGCTCGACAAGGGAAGAGTCTATTCGCTGGATCGTCCCGAGGTTGTCTTGCAACCGGATGCTCTCAAGGCAGTGTTTGGCCTGGAAGTATTGGTGCAGAGCCATCCCGAGAGGGGACATCCGCTGATCATCGCGCGTTGAAAAGGTAAGTCCACCAAGCGTCTTTTTCTGGCTGTGGTCTTGGTATGCCTCAATACTTGCCAAATATCACTTCGTTTGCCAAATTTACTCCTCTGGCAAAGCCCGTGTGAGCATGGGCATTTGGACTTACGCATGATTCGTGACAACAAGAGTGGTCAGGCGCTGAGCGCGCAACAACTGGCCGAGCGTCTGGCAGTTGCTTCGCGTGTTCTGGTTGGCGAGCAGCACGACAACCCCGATCACCATGCATTGGAGTTATGGCTTATGCAGGTGCTGGCTGCACGGCGTCCGCAAGGCAGTCTGTTACTGGAGATGCTGAACCCCGATCAGCAGGCCAGGGTCACTGCGGTTCAGTCTGATCTGGTC encodes:
- the gluQRS gene encoding tRNA glutamyl-Q(34) synthetase GluQRS, whose protein sequence is MKNPAYIGRFAPTPSGYLHFGSLVAALASYLDARAAGGKWLMRMEDLDPPREVAGAQAAILETLERYGFEWDGEVVRQSQRHDAYAEVLNRWFSHGLAYACTCSRKQLEGFQGLYPGFCRNAGHATEDAAIRIRVPELEYRFIDRVQGAFQQHLGRDSGDFVIQRRDGLYAYQLAVVIDDAWQGVTDIVRGADLLDSTPRQLYLQELLGLPQPRYLHVPLITQPDGHKLGKSYRSPPLPADQATPLLLRALRALGQPTTPELSCASAREVLDWGIAHWDAMAIPRTSTIEEARID
- a CDS encoding Rieske (2Fe-2S) protein, with the translated sequence MKRLCAAADLPEAESRGFETEGLKLLAVRRHGRVFVYRNRCPHRGIALEWEPDRFLDDSASLIQCASHGALFLVENGECVAGPCEGQSLTAIPCREDAKGIWVMLSDDNE
- a CDS encoding pyridoxal phosphate-dependent aminotransferase, translating into MAQPYSERSRAIEPFHVMALLARANELQAAGHDVIHLEIGEPDFTTAEPIVAAGQAALAAGKTRYTAARGLPELRQAIAGFYAQRYGLDIDPERILVTPGGSGALLLASSLLVDPGKHWLLADPGYPCNRHFLRLVEGAAQLVPVGPKERYQLTPESVAQHWNQDSVGALVASPANPTGTLLHVDELAALSRTLKARNGHLVVDEIYHGLTYGVDASSVLEVDNDAFVLNSFSKYFGMTGWRLGWLVAPPEAVADLEKLAQNLYISAPSMAQYAALACFEPQTIEIFEQRRAEFGRRRDFLLPALRELGFGIAVEPEGAFYLYADISAFGGDAFDFCRHFLETEHIAFTPGLDFGRYQAGHHVRFAYTQSLPRLEEAVERIARGLRSWKG
- the dksA gene encoding RNA polymerase-binding protein DksA, giving the protein MPTPEKQQNHLISGFEPYVEKKGEEYMGEPMRAHFTKILNKWKQDLMQEVDRTVDHMKDEAANFPDPADRASQEEEFSLELRARDRERKLIKKIDKTLQLILDEEYGWCESCGVEIGLRRLEARPTADLCIDCKTLAEIKEKQVGK
- a CDS encoding heme/hemin ABC transporter substrate-binding protein, which encodes MAQAAQPADTEASQRWVSAGGALSEWVVALGGQSRLVGVDTTSQYPESLRSLPSIGYQRQLSSEGILSLRPDVLVGTEEMGPPPVLEQLRAAKVQVEVLPAGADMATLKSNLQRLGGLLGAPEQAARLIERYQQQLDNQQQWIVQAQKGAEAPGVLLLVGHGGGKPMVAGKGTAGDWLIQQAGGRNLATHDGYKVFSVEAMAGLAPQVLIVADRALRGDAARKALFKENPALSATPAARDDRVFDLDPTLLVGGLGPRLPDNLQKLSHALYPTAKPLSAAVRSEP
- the sfsA gene encoding DNA/RNA nuclease SfsA, translated to MRFSPELEQGRLLIRYKRFLADIETDSGELLTIHCPNTGSMFNCMLPGGRVWFSRSSDPKRKLPGTWEISETPQGRFACINTGRANTLVEEALRAGVISELNGFTALKREVAYGQEKSRVDFRLEYPEGYAYVEVKSVTLGFDGSAVAAFPDAVTQRGARHLRELAALAREGVRAVLLYCVNLTGIDAVRPAEEIDPAYAAALREAVAAGVEVLAYGVQLTPEEIRIDRRLQVQGLI
- a CDS encoding FecCD family ABC transporter permease, producing MAAFWLSLALGPVSLPLADTLRAALRLLGMPVAGENLEQAELILGQIRVPRTLLGLAVGAVLALSGVAMQGLFRNPLADPGLVGVSSGAALGAALAIVGGALWGNVSQVIAPYLLSVCAVVGGLVVTSMVYRLGRRDGQTSVATMLLAGIALTALSASIIGLLTYLADDATLRTLTFWNMGSLNGATYARLWPLLLVCVAIIFWLPRRAKALNALLLGESEARHLGINVEALKRELVFCTALGVGAAVAAAGLIGFIGLVVPHLVRLLVGPDHRVLLPASALAGASLLLFADIFARLVLAPAELPIGIVTALLGAPFFLYLLVRGRH
- a CDS encoding heme ABC transporter ATP-binding protein — protein: MLRAENLHIHRGTQSVLADIDLQLLPAEVLGVLGPNGAGKSTLLAALCAELEPSQGDVWLQQRLLSQWPGAERARKLAVLPQSSTLSFAFRVDEVVSMGRLPHETGREVDEQVVREALQAADALHLAERSYMTLSGGERQRVHLARVLAQLWPGTGNCTLLLDEPTSMLDPLHQHTTLQAVRDFANRGAAVMVILHDLNLAARYCDRLLLLDKGRVYSLDRPEVVLQPDALKAVFGLEVLVQSHPERGHPLIIAR